In Rathayibacter sp. VKM Ac-2762, one DNA window encodes the following:
- a CDS encoding thiolase family protein has protein sequence MAERSEVVFIDGVRTPFGRAGEKGMYWQTRADDLVVKAMIGLLERNGALPKERVDEVAIAATTQQGDQGLTLGRTAALLAGLPKSVPGFAIDRMCAGAMTSVTATAGGIAFGAYDVVLAGGVEHMGRHPMGFGADPNPRFLSERLVGEDALNMGRTAERIHDRFPHLTKERADHYALRSQQKLAAAYAAGSIQPDLVPVATRSAAGWGLATADEAPRPETTLAGLAGLRTPFRPHGRVTAGNSSGLNDGATVSLLASADAAQELGLSAKMRMVSFAYAGVEPEIMGIGPVPSTEKALRKAGLGIEDIGLFELNEAFAVQVLSFLDHFGLDDDDPRVNEYGGAIAIGHPLASSGVRLMIQLARQFESHPEVRYGVTALCVGLGQGGTVIWENPHYDGKRGRRKGR, from the coding sequence GTGGCCGAGAGATCCGAAGTCGTGTTCATCGACGGAGTCCGTACTCCGTTCGGGCGTGCCGGCGAGAAGGGCATGTACTGGCAGACCCGAGCCGACGACCTCGTCGTCAAGGCGATGATCGGTCTGCTGGAGCGCAACGGCGCGCTGCCGAAGGAGCGGGTGGACGAGGTGGCGATCGCCGCCACCACCCAGCAGGGCGACCAGGGCCTGACCCTCGGCCGCACGGCGGCGCTGCTCGCAGGGCTGCCGAAGTCGGTGCCCGGCTTCGCCATCGACCGCATGTGCGCCGGAGCGATGACCTCGGTCACCGCGACCGCGGGCGGCATCGCGTTCGGCGCCTACGACGTGGTCCTCGCCGGCGGCGTGGAGCACATGGGCCGGCACCCGATGGGCTTCGGCGCCGACCCCAACCCGCGCTTCCTCTCCGAGCGCCTCGTCGGCGAGGACGCGCTCAACATGGGCCGCACGGCGGAGCGGATCCACGACCGCTTCCCGCACCTGACGAAGGAGCGCGCCGACCACTACGCCCTGCGGAGCCAGCAGAAGCTCGCCGCCGCGTACGCCGCCGGCAGCATCCAGCCGGACCTCGTCCCCGTCGCCACGCGCAGCGCCGCGGGCTGGGGCCTCGCGACCGCCGATGAGGCACCGCGCCCCGAGACGACCCTCGCGGGCCTCGCGGGCCTGCGGACCCCGTTCCGCCCCCATGGCCGGGTGACCGCGGGCAACTCCTCCGGGCTCAACGACGGAGCGACGGTGTCGCTCCTGGCCAGCGCCGACGCCGCGCAGGAGCTGGGCCTGTCCGCGAAGATGCGGATGGTGAGCTTCGCGTACGCCGGTGTCGAGCCCGAGATCATGGGCATCGGCCCGGTCCCCTCGACCGAGAAGGCGCTCCGCAAGGCGGGCCTGGGCATCGAGGACATCGGGCTCTTCGAGCTCAACGAGGCGTTCGCCGTGCAGGTGCTCTCCTTCCTCGACCACTTCGGCCTCGACGACGACGACCCGCGCGTCAACGAGTACGGCGGAGCGATCGCGATCGGCCACCCGCTCGCCTCCTCCGGGGTCCGGCTGATGATCCAGCTGGCCCGGCAGTTCGAGTCGCACCCCGAGGTCCGCTACGGCGTGACGGCCCTCTGCGTCGGCCTCGGCCAGGGCGGCACGGTGATCTGGGAGAACCCGCACTACGACGGCAAGCGCGGACGACGGAAGGGACGCTGA
- a CDS encoding ribonuclease D: MTDYRVLSTPDEFLAAVDALAAGEGPVAVDAERASGFTYSQRAYLIQVYRRGAGAFLFDPPAIGRMDALQAVIGQEEWVLHAASQDLACLREVGLDPVRIFDTELAARLLGLPKVGLGAVVEDLLGIHLAKEHSAADWSTRPLPQSWLVYAAKDVELLVDLRDRMEEMLIAARKTRIAREEFEATLARAPKAVPPDPWRRLSGMHSLRGPRPLAVARELWLARDAFARERDIAPGRLIPDSSIIAVARNIPTSIGQLSGRRDFTGRASRGEVERWWAAIERGTTTEDLPSPTRPAADTLPPPRAWGDRNPAADARLKAGRAVVTEIAELLSLPVENLLTPELLRRVAWNPPEPLTAESVAAELTRAGARAWQVEATSGSIATAFVEAAQAPAEGTETPS; this comes from the coding sequence GTGACTGATTACCGTGTCCTCTCCACGCCCGACGAGTTCCTCGCCGCGGTCGACGCCCTCGCCGCCGGCGAGGGCCCCGTCGCCGTCGACGCCGAGCGCGCCTCCGGCTTCACCTACTCGCAGCGCGCGTACCTGATCCAGGTCTACCGGCGCGGTGCCGGCGCGTTCCTCTTCGATCCCCCCGCCATCGGCCGGATGGACGCCCTGCAGGCGGTCATCGGCCAGGAGGAGTGGGTCCTCCACGCCGCCAGCCAGGATCTCGCCTGCCTGCGCGAGGTGGGCCTGGACCCGGTGCGTATCTTCGACACCGAGCTCGCCGCCCGGCTCCTCGGACTGCCCAAGGTGGGCCTCGGCGCCGTCGTCGAGGACCTCCTCGGCATCCACCTGGCCAAGGAGCACTCGGCCGCCGACTGGTCGACCCGCCCCCTCCCCCAGAGCTGGCTCGTCTACGCCGCGAAGGACGTGGAGCTCCTCGTGGACCTCCGCGACCGCATGGAGGAGATGCTCATCGCCGCGCGGAAGACGCGCATCGCCCGCGAGGAGTTCGAGGCGACGCTCGCGCGCGCCCCGAAGGCGGTCCCGCCGGATCCGTGGCGCCGCCTCTCCGGCATGCACTCGCTCCGCGGCCCGCGCCCCCTCGCCGTGGCGCGCGAGCTCTGGCTGGCCCGGGACGCGTTCGCCCGCGAGCGCGACATCGCTCCCGGCCGCCTGATCCCCGACTCCTCGATCATCGCGGTCGCCCGCAACATCCCGACCAGCATCGGCCAGCTCTCGGGCCGCCGCGATTTCACCGGCCGCGCCAGCCGCGGCGAGGTCGAGCGCTGGTGGGCCGCGATCGAGCGCGGGACGACGACCGAGGACCTGCCGAGCCCGACCCGCCCGGCCGCCGACACGCTCCCCCCTCCGCGCGCGTGGGGCGATCGCAACCCGGCCGCCGACGCGCGCCTGAAGGCGGGACGCGCCGTGGTCACCGAGATCGCGGAGCTGCTCTCGCTCCCGGTCGAGAACCTGCTCACGCCGGAGCTGCTGCGCCGGGTGGCCTGGAACCCGCCCGAGCCGCTGACCGCGGAGTCGGTCGCCGCGGAGCTCACCCGCGCCGGCGCCCGCGCCTGGCAGGTCGAGGCCACATCGGGCTCGATCGCCACCGCGTTTGTCGAAGCGGCCCAAGCGCCGGCCGAGGGCACCGAAACCCCTTCGTAG
- a CDS encoding DUF3000 domain-containing protein: MPEFPASSQLPEEFRVATESIRAASTRAELTVSEIASPSGLAPWALALSGDVAPHAHGRDSELGTGRFILLYDPEEPEQWGGPFRVVCFAQAPLEVEIGTDPFLAEVAWSWLIDALGARGASYSAASGTATKVLSTGFGELAAQGDGAQIEIRASWSPDDAQLAAHVEGWGELLCMLAGLPPVSSDGVTPLAFRRNNRD, encoded by the coding sequence GTGCCCGAATTCCCAGCGTCGTCCCAGCTCCCCGAGGAGTTCCGGGTCGCGACGGAGTCGATCCGCGCCGCTTCCACGCGCGCCGAGCTCACCGTGTCCGAGATCGCCTCGCCGTCGGGTCTCGCGCCCTGGGCCCTCGCCCTGTCGGGCGACGTCGCGCCGCACGCGCACGGACGCGACTCCGAGCTGGGCACGGGGCGCTTCATCCTCCTCTACGACCCCGAGGAGCCCGAGCAGTGGGGCGGCCCCTTCCGTGTCGTCTGCTTCGCCCAGGCCCCGCTCGAGGTCGAGATCGGCACCGATCCGTTCCTCGCCGAGGTCGCCTGGTCCTGGCTCATCGACGCCCTCGGGGCGCGGGGCGCCTCCTATTCCGCCGCGTCCGGCACGGCCACCAAGGTGCTCTCCACCGGTTTCGGCGAGCTGGCCGCTCAGGGGGACGGTGCGCAGATCGAGATCCGCGCCTCCTGGAGCCCGGATGATGCGCAGCTCGCCGCTCACGTGGAAGGGTGGGGGGAGCTGTTGTGCATGCTCGCGGGTCTCCCGCCCGTATCGAGCGACGGTGTGACCCCGCTCGCCTTCCGACGGAACAACCGTGACTGA
- a CDS encoding dihydrofolate reductase family protein yields the protein MILRPLVPAGPPIVIGEEGARAAVADAWRPDEAVRVRLNMIASVTGSSTGSDGTSETLTNRVDRTILGVVREQADVVLVGAASVRAEGYRVPRRVPLAVVSASGDLAGHRLELQEGSRVLLLVPESRGAVEGLPAGVEVVPVPSSSERIGVDELLEALAGLGLHRVVCEGGASLSGQFLASGRVDELCLTTSPRVVLPGLPVATGTAVVDDAYALTLLAADDSGAVYARWSRTR from the coding sequence ATGATCCTCCGGCCGCTCGTCCCCGCCGGTCCGCCGATCGTGATCGGCGAGGAGGGCGCGCGAGCGGCGGTCGCGGACGCCTGGCGTCCCGACGAGGCGGTGCGCGTGCGCCTGAACATGATCGCGAGCGTCACCGGCTCCAGCACCGGCTCCGACGGAACCAGCGAGACGCTCACCAACCGCGTCGACCGCACGATCCTCGGAGTCGTCCGCGAGCAGGCCGACGTCGTCCTCGTCGGAGCCGCCAGCGTCCGCGCCGAGGGCTACCGCGTCCCCCGGCGGGTCCCGCTCGCCGTCGTCTCCGCCTCGGGCGATCTCGCCGGGCACCGCCTGGAGCTGCAGGAGGGCTCCCGGGTCCTGCTGCTGGTGCCGGAGTCGCGCGGCGCGGTGGAGGGGCTCCCCGCCGGCGTCGAGGTCGTCCCGGTCCCGTCCTCCTCGGAGCGGATCGGCGTCGACGAGCTCCTGGAGGCTCTCGCCGGGCTCGGCCTGCACCGCGTCGTCTGCGAGGGCGGCGCCTCGCTCTCGGGCCAGTTCCTCGCCTCGGGCCGGGTCGACGAGCTGTGCCTCACCACCTCGCCGCGCGTCGTCCTGCCGGGCCTCCCGGTCGCGACGGGCACGGCCGTCGTCGACGACGCCTACGCCCTGACGCTCCTGGCCGCGGACGATTCCGGGGCCGTCTACGCCCGCTGGAGCCGCACGCGCTGA
- a CDS encoding SufE family protein: protein MTDTTLPDALRDIREEFLALEKPERLQLLLEFSNELPDLPERYRDHPDLFERVEECQAPVFIVVDVEGGIVHLHATAPREAPTTRGFASILAQGLAGLTPEQVLAVPDDFPQTIGLSEAVSPLRLRGMTALLGRTKRQVRAHLAA from the coding sequence ATGACCGACACCACGCTCCCCGACGCTCTGCGCGACATCCGCGAGGAGTTCCTCGCCCTCGAGAAGCCGGAGCGCCTGCAGCTCCTGCTCGAGTTCTCGAACGAGCTCCCCGACCTGCCCGAGCGCTACCGCGACCACCCGGACCTCTTCGAGCGCGTGGAGGAGTGCCAGGCGCCCGTCTTCATCGTCGTCGACGTCGAGGGCGGGATCGTGCACCTGCACGCCACGGCTCCCCGCGAGGCGCCCACGACGCGCGGCTTCGCGTCGATCCTGGCGCAGGGCCTGGCCGGGCTCACCCCCGAGCAGGTGCTCGCCGTCCCCGACGACTTCCCGCAGACCATCGGCCTCTCGGAGGCGGTCTCGCCGCTGCGCCTGCGCGGCATGACCGCGCTGCTCGGCCGCACCAAGCGGCAGGTCCGCGCGCACCTGGCCGCATGA
- a CDS encoding sulfurtransferase, which translates to MSVETDPSPKFASYAHPERLVSADWLEQRLGTPGLVVVESDEDVLLYETGHIPGSVKIDWHTDLNDPVQRDYIDGAAFAALVGGKGIARDTTVVVYGDKNNWWAAYALWVFTLFGHEDVRLLDGGRDKWLAEGRPTTTDASSPEPAEYPVVERSDAEIRAFKDDVLAHFGNPLIDVRSPEEFTGQRTTAPAYPEEGALRAGHIPSAQNVPWGRAVAEDGTFRPLDELNGIYREGAGLKDGDSVIAYCRIGERSAHTWFVLTHLLGFEGVRNYDGSWTEWGSAVRVPIVQGAEPGEAPAAR; encoded by the coding sequence TTGTCCGTCGAAACCGATCCGTCGCCGAAGTTCGCCTCCTACGCGCACCCCGAACGGCTCGTCAGCGCCGACTGGCTCGAGCAGCGCCTCGGCACTCCCGGTCTCGTCGTCGTCGAGTCCGACGAGGACGTCCTGCTCTACGAGACCGGCCACATCCCCGGCTCCGTCAAGATCGACTGGCACACCGACCTCAACGACCCGGTGCAGCGCGACTACATCGACGGCGCCGCGTTCGCCGCGCTCGTCGGCGGCAAGGGCATCGCCCGCGACACCACCGTCGTCGTCTACGGCGACAAGAACAACTGGTGGGCCGCCTACGCGCTCTGGGTCTTCACCCTCTTCGGTCACGAGGACGTCCGTCTGCTCGACGGCGGCCGCGACAAGTGGCTCGCGGAGGGCCGCCCGACGACCACCGACGCCTCCTCCCCGGAGCCCGCCGAGTACCCCGTCGTCGAACGCAGCGACGCCGAGATCCGCGCCTTCAAGGACGACGTCCTCGCGCACTTCGGCAACCCGCTGATCGACGTCCGCTCCCCGGAGGAGTTCACCGGGCAGCGCACCACGGCGCCGGCCTACCCGGAGGAGGGCGCCCTGCGCGCCGGTCACATCCCGAGCGCGCAGAACGTGCCGTGGGGCAGGGCCGTCGCCGAGGACGGCACCTTCCGCCCCCTCGACGAGCTGAACGGCATCTACCGCGAGGGCGCGGGGCTGAAGGACGGCGACTCCGTCATCGCCTACTGCCGGATCGGCGAGCGCTCCGCCCACACCTGGTTCGTGCTGACCCACCTCCTCGGCTTCGAGGGCGTCCGCAACTACGACGGCTCCTGGACCGAGTGGGGCAGCGCCGTCCGCGTCCCGATCGTGCAGGGCGCCGAGCCCGGCGAGGCCCCCGCGGCCCGCTGA
- the zapE gene encoding cell division protein ZapE, which yields MSPDDVRSTSSLTARSPQISGHEIASTLVPPRQFEGATFESYRPDPEYPSQADAVEALRAFAAGGGSRGGGGGFLGFGRKKAPAVKPGVYLDGGFGVGKTHLLAAIWHAVPGRTYFGTFIEYTALVGALGYAATVSLLKGSALLCIDEFELDDPGDTMLMTRLLGELVASGTRIAATSNTPPNALGEGRFAAADFLREIQSMAAHFETMRIDGTDYRRRDIEGHAVVRTDEEIDALVAAAPAGSVVTDDPFANAVHHLGTVHPSRYIKVIDGVDTIVLRGVTALTDQTDALRLVAFIDRVYDAQIPVLASGTPLDEVFGGDMLSGGYRKKYLRSMSRLIALTSMAPRS from the coding sequence GTGAGCCCCGACGACGTCCGATCGACGAGCAGCCTGACCGCCCGCTCGCCCCAGATCAGCGGGCACGAGATCGCGTCGACGCTGGTGCCCCCGCGCCAGTTCGAGGGCGCCACCTTCGAGAGCTACCGTCCCGACCCGGAGTACCCCTCGCAGGCCGACGCGGTGGAGGCTCTCCGCGCGTTCGCCGCCGGCGGCGGATCCAGGGGAGGCGGAGGCGGCTTCCTGGGCTTCGGCCGGAAGAAGGCCCCCGCGGTCAAGCCGGGCGTGTACCTCGACGGCGGCTTCGGCGTCGGCAAGACCCACCTGCTCGCGGCGATCTGGCACGCGGTGCCGGGCCGCACCTACTTCGGGACGTTCATCGAGTACACCGCACTCGTCGGCGCGCTCGGCTACGCGGCGACCGTCTCGCTCCTCAAGGGCTCTGCGCTGCTGTGCATCGACGAGTTCGAGCTGGACGACCCGGGCGACACGATGCTGATGACGCGGCTCCTCGGCGAGCTGGTCGCCTCCGGGACCCGCATCGCCGCGACCTCGAACACCCCGCCCAACGCGCTGGGCGAGGGGCGCTTCGCCGCGGCGGACTTCCTCCGCGAGATCCAGTCGATGGCCGCCCACTTCGAGACGATGCGGATCGACGGCACCGACTACCGGCGCCGCGACATCGAGGGCCACGCCGTTGTGCGCACCGACGAGGAGATCGACGCTCTCGTCGCGGCCGCCCCCGCCGGCTCCGTCGTCACCGACGACCCGTTCGCGAACGCCGTGCACCACCTGGGCACCGTGCACCCCTCCCGCTACATCAAGGTGATCGACGGCGTCGACACCATCGTGCTCCGGGGCGTCACCGCTCTGACCGACCAGACCGACGCCCTGCGCCTCGTGGCCTTCATCGACCGGGTCTACGACGCGCAGATCCCGGTCCTCGCCTCCGGGACGCCCCTCGACGAGGTCTTCGGCGGCGACATGCTGAGCGGCGGCTACCGCAAGAAGTACCTGCGCTCGATGTCGCGGCTCATCGCGCTCACCTCGATGGCGCCCCGCTCCTAG
- a CDS encoding ammonium transporter produces the protein MDQGNTAFLLIAAALVLLMTPGLAFFYGGLVRAKSVISMMMLSFGAMGLIGVLWVLYGYAIAFGNGPSGPAGTDTFVGIDGVLGIDTAQIGLQGIYNDALGEQTSAYPTLAFAAFQATFAIITVALISGAIADRAKFGAWMVFAGVWATVVYFPVASWVFNFTLGDDATVVDGGWIAYGVGAIDFAGGTAVHINAGAAALALALVLGKRVNFTKGAHQPHNPPFVLLGAGLLWFGWFGFNAGSELAADGIAAVAFLNTIAAPAAAILGWLVVEKIKDGKPTSIGAASGAVAGLVAITPACASLSPFWAIVLGVITGAVCALAIDLKYRLGYDDSLDVVGVHLVGGLIGTLYIGFFGTGVGLFLTGDASQLGKQALAAFTVLAYSFVMTLLIGWIIQKTMGFRVKNEDEIAGIDTAIHGEAGYVLAD, from the coding sequence ATGGATCAAGGCAATACCGCGTTCCTGCTCATCGCAGCCGCGCTGGTCCTGCTCATGACCCCCGGGCTCGCCTTCTTCTACGGCGGCCTGGTGCGTGCGAAGAGCGTCATCAGCATGATGATGCTCAGCTTCGGAGCCATGGGCCTCATCGGGGTCCTCTGGGTCCTGTACGGCTACGCGATCGCGTTCGGCAACGGCCCGTCCGGCCCCGCAGGGACCGACACCTTCGTCGGCATCGACGGCGTCCTCGGCATCGACACCGCCCAGATCGGCCTGCAGGGCATCTACAACGACGCACTCGGCGAGCAGACGTCGGCCTACCCGACGCTGGCCTTCGCCGCGTTCCAGGCGACGTTCGCGATCATCACCGTCGCGCTCATCTCCGGCGCCATCGCGGACCGCGCGAAGTTCGGGGCCTGGATGGTCTTCGCCGGCGTCTGGGCCACCGTCGTCTACTTCCCGGTCGCCTCGTGGGTCTTCAACTTCACCCTCGGCGACGACGCCACCGTCGTCGACGGCGGCTGGATCGCCTACGGCGTCGGCGCGATCGACTTCGCGGGCGGCACCGCCGTCCACATCAACGCCGGAGCGGCGGCCCTCGCCCTCGCCCTGGTGCTCGGCAAGCGCGTCAACTTCACCAAGGGCGCGCACCAGCCGCACAACCCGCCGTTCGTGCTCCTGGGCGCCGGACTGCTGTGGTTCGGCTGGTTCGGCTTCAACGCCGGCTCCGAGCTCGCCGCCGACGGCATCGCGGCCGTCGCCTTCCTCAACACCATCGCCGCTCCGGCCGCCGCGATCCTCGGCTGGCTCGTCGTCGAGAAGATCAAGGACGGCAAGCCCACCTCGATCGGCGCCGCCTCGGGCGCGGTCGCGGGCCTCGTCGCGATCACCCCGGCGTGCGCCAGCCTGTCGCCGTTCTGGGCGATCGTCCTGGGCGTCATCACCGGAGCCGTCTGCGCCCTGGCGATCGACCTCAAGTACCGCCTCGGCTACGACGACTCGCTCGACGTGGTCGGCGTGCACCTGGTCGGCGGCCTCATCGGAACGCTCTACATCGGCTTCTTCGGCACCGGCGTGGGCCTGTTCCTCACCGGCGACGCGAGCCAGCTCGGCAAGCAGGCCCTCGCGGCCTTCACCGTCCTCGCCTACTCCTTCGTCATGACGCTCCTCATCGGCTGGATCATCCAGAAGACGATGGGCTTCCGCGTGAAGAACGAGGACGAGATCGCCGGCATCGACACGGCCATCCACGGAGAGGCGGGCTACGTCCTGGCGGACTGA
- a CDS encoding type II toxin-antitoxin system PemK/MazF family toxin, which yields MPSSRSVVSLLLRLLGRAVAPRPDAGPRPQRPYLSTTAPTPGASGVGRTVEVDPSRLRGVRLGYAPTPDGDPDPGEVVWTWVPYEEDDGRGKDRPVLVLAVEKSGTVLAVRLSSKEHSDYLAVGTGGWDPDGRPSWVDPERVFRVHPAGMRREGAALERARYDAVARVLSARYGWH from the coding sequence GTGCCCTCCTCGCGCTCGGTCGTGTCCCTGCTCCTCCGACTCCTCGGCCGCGCGGTCGCCCCGCGGCCGGACGCCGGGCCCCGCCCGCAGCGCCCGTACCTGAGCACGACGGCGCCGACCCCGGGCGCGAGCGGAGTGGGCCGCACCGTCGAGGTCGACCCGTCGCGGCTCCGCGGGGTCCGCCTGGGCTACGCGCCCACGCCCGACGGCGACCCGGACCCGGGCGAGGTCGTCTGGACCTGGGTGCCGTACGAGGAGGACGACGGCCGCGGCAAGGACCGCCCGGTGCTCGTGCTCGCGGTCGAGAAGTCGGGGACAGTGCTCGCCGTGCGGCTGAGCTCGAAGGAGCACTCCGACTACCTGGCCGTCGGGACCGGCGGCTGGGACCCGGACGGGCGCCCCAGCTGGGTCGACCCGGAGCGCGTGTTCCGCGTGCACCCCGCCGGGATGCGTCGCGAAGGAGCAGCTCTGGAGCGTGCTCGGTACGACGCCGTCGCCCGGGTGCTCTCGGCGCGGTACGGCTGGCACTGA
- a CDS encoding SGNH/GDSL hydrolase family protein, with protein sequence MTAVRYVAIGDSFTEGVGDERPDGTPRGWADLTAAGWAAATGERIEYANLAIRGRLIAPILAEQLEPALALGPTHLSFNGGGNDMLRPRADIERIADAYLRVLERCDEQGVVLIALAGADPSPRLPLGSLIRRRGDALTDAVLRRTSHRTDVVVADNWHDPAFADPALWSEDRLHLGPRGHRRVADRVLRALGLTPPAALPDAPESGLRRGGTVQYYRQHVAPWVQRRLTGTSSGDGRAAKYAGFVPIDPV encoded by the coding sequence ATGACGGCCGTCCGCTACGTCGCGATCGGCGATTCCTTCACCGAGGGCGTCGGCGACGAGCGGCCGGACGGCACCCCGCGCGGCTGGGCCGATCTGACGGCCGCGGGATGGGCGGCGGCCACGGGCGAGCGGATCGAGTACGCCAATCTCGCGATCCGGGGCCGGCTCATCGCGCCGATCCTCGCCGAGCAGCTCGAGCCCGCGCTCGCCCTGGGCCCGACCCACCTCTCCTTCAACGGAGGCGGCAACGACATGCTGCGCCCGCGCGCCGACATCGAGCGGATCGCCGACGCCTACCTCCGCGTCCTCGAGCGCTGCGACGAGCAGGGCGTCGTGCTGATCGCCCTGGCCGGCGCCGACCCGTCGCCGCGGCTCCCGCTCGGCTCGCTCATCCGCCGCCGCGGGGACGCGCTGACCGACGCCGTCCTGCGCCGGACGAGCCACCGGACCGACGTGGTCGTTGCCGACAACTGGCACGACCCCGCTTTCGCCGATCCGGCGCTGTGGTCGGAGGACCGCCTGCACCTCGGCCCGCGGGGGCACCGGCGGGTGGCCGACCGGGTCCTGCGGGCGCTCGGGCTCACGCCGCCCGCCGCGCTGCCCGACGCTCCCGAGTCCGGACTCCGGCGCGGCGGAACCGTGCAGTACTACCGGCAGCACGTCGCGCCGTGGGTGCAGCGCAGGCTCACCGGCACGTCCTCCGGGGACGGCCGCGCCGCGAAGTACGCGGGCTTCGTGCCGATCGACCCGGTCTGA
- a CDS encoding amidohydrolase family protein — MAHAALIIHSARKVDAAGTVEDHWLLARDGAITATGTGTGWQAQAEGAELHDARGLTAVPGFIDLHVHGGGGHGFDGGAEAIRAGLALHRSHGTTRSLVTLVSAPLEQLESSLDAVSALAAADPLVLGAHLEGPFLAPSRGGAHDPAALVHPSSGAVGRLLDAARGRLAQITLAPELPGALAAVERLAGAGTVVAVGHTEADADQARAAFDHGARLVTHAFNAMPGIGHRSPGPIPVALGDERVALELILDGRHVDVEVVRLAFAAAPGRIALVTDAMAAAGAGDGAHRLGPLDVEVLGGVARLAGTAVLAGSTLTQEEALRRAVGPGRLGLEASVAALTAVPARVLGRGDLGLLAPGYRADVVLLDASLRVQRVWAEGRPFPHSAAGATRPRVRASA; from the coding sequence ATGGCGCACGCCGCGCTGATCATCCACAGCGCACGGAAGGTCGACGCGGCCGGGACGGTGGAGGACCACTGGCTCCTCGCGCGGGACGGCGCGATCACGGCGACCGGCACCGGCACCGGCTGGCAGGCGCAGGCGGAGGGGGCGGAGCTGCACGACGCGCGGGGCCTCACCGCTGTCCCGGGCTTCATCGACCTGCACGTGCACGGAGGGGGCGGCCACGGCTTCGACGGAGGAGCGGAGGCGATCCGCGCGGGCCTCGCGCTGCACCGCTCCCATGGCACCACGCGCTCGCTGGTCACCCTGGTCTCGGCGCCGCTGGAGCAGCTGGAGTCCTCTCTGGACGCGGTCTCGGCCCTCGCGGCCGCCGACCCGCTCGTGCTCGGCGCGCACCTCGAGGGCCCGTTCCTCGCGCCCTCGCGCGGGGGAGCGCACGACCCCGCGGCTCTCGTGCACCCCTCCTCCGGCGCGGTCGGCCGGCTGCTGGACGCCGCCCGCGGACGCCTCGCGCAGATCACGCTCGCGCCCGAGCTGCCGGGAGCCCTCGCCGCGGTGGAGCGGCTCGCCGGCGCCGGCACGGTGGTCGCGGTGGGCCACACCGAGGCGGACGCCGACCAGGCGCGGGCCGCGTTCGACCACGGAGCCCGGCTGGTCACGCACGCGTTCAACGCCATGCCCGGGATCGGCCACCGCTCCCCGGGCCCGATCCCGGTGGCCCTGGGAGACGAGCGGGTCGCGCTCGAGCTGATCCTCGACGGCCGGCACGTGGACGTCGAGGTGGTGCGGCTCGCGTTCGCGGCGGCTCCCGGGCGGATCGCGCTCGTCACCGACGCGATGGCGGCGGCCGGGGCGGGCGACGGAGCGCACCGCCTCGGCCCGCTCGACGTCGAGGTGCTCGGCGGAGTCGCCCGGCTCGCGGGCACCGCTGTGCTCGCCGGATCCACGCTCACGCAGGAGGAGGCCCTGCGGCGGGCCGTCGGGCCCGGCCGGCTCGGGCTGGAGGCGTCCGTCGCCGCCCTCACCGCCGTTCCCGCCCGCGTGCTCGGCCGTGGCGACCTCGGCCTGCTGGCCCCCGGGTACCGCGCCGACGTCGTCCTGCTCGACGCATCGCTCCGCGTGCAGCGGGTCTGGGCCGAAGGGCGCCCGTTCCCTCACTCCGCGGCCGGCGCGACGCGACCCCGGGTCAGGGCGTCGGCGTGA